A region from the Triticum aestivum cultivar Chinese Spring chromosome 3D, IWGSC CS RefSeq v2.1, whole genome shotgun sequence genome encodes:
- the LOC123078181 gene encoding glucosidase 2 subunit beta has translation MRVLAFLLLLWISAAATASPPPLETLGIPPQDEAYYRGGVIKCRDGSGKFTRDQLNDDFCDCPDGTDEPGTSACPEAKFYCKNAGHSPITIFSSRVNDGICDCCDGSDEYGSNGTCKNTCWEAGKAAREKLKKKVATYKSGVVIRNQEVEKAKLAIAKDEAELTKLKGEEKILQGLVDKLKEQKRLIEKAEEEERLIKEKEEKRIKEEAEKQAAEENKAPDASQEADSQDTNEKAQEDESKVVEHHDGDITDHDNHSPEGEASVEVPDIKAGTGHDEPPVETSAVPTEEQDHTSVNSEGLSKAELGRLVASRWTGENVDDVGKSDKKGHEDELDLPEPAEEAFEDEHDIPEPVEENYAGYHSEIEDDRHKFEDEELSNVSDDEYVDDHEEPDVSYKSDDDRKGDDHSDLTASGQASWLDKIQQTVQNVLQKFNFFRTPVDLSEAAHVRKEYDDASSKLSKIQSRITSLTDKLKQDFGKEKEFYYFYDQCFEGKEGKYVYKVCPYKKASQVEGHSSTNLGRWDKFEESCRMMHFSNGDKCWNGPDRSLKVRLRCGLSNELNGVDEPSRCEYVAVLSTPAMCVEEKLKELQQKLDAASSDLSGHDEL, from the exons ATGAGGGTCCTCGCGTTCCTCCTCCTACTATGGATCTCTGCCGCCGCCACTGCATCCCCTCCGCCGCTCGAGACCCTCGGCATCCCTCCGCAAG ATGAGGCGTACTACAGGGGCGGCGTGATCAAGTGCAGGGACGGATCGGGCAAGTTCACCAGGGATCAGCTCAACGACGACTTCTGCGACTGTCCCGACGGCACCGACGAGCCAG GGACATCCGCGTGCCCGGAGGCGAAATTCTACTGCAAGAATGCCGGACATTCTCCAATCACCATCTTCTCGTCGCGAGTGAATGATGGTATATGCG ATTGCTGTGATGGGAGTGACGAATACGGTAGCAATGGCACTTGCAAGAATACATGCTGGGAAGCTGGCAAGGCGGCGAGGGAGAAGTTAAAGAAGAAAGTAGCTACATATAAAAGTGGTGTCGTTATTCGGAATCAGGAAGTTGAAAAGGCCAAATTGGCAATTGCTAAAGATGAAGCAGAGTTAACAAAACTGAAGGGTGAAGAGAAGATACTCCAGGGGCTTGTTGACAAGCTCAAAG AGCAAAAGAGATTAATAGAAAAGGCAGAGGAAGAGGAGCGCCTAATAAAAGAGAAGGAAGAAAAGAGAAttaaagaagaagctgaaaaacaAGCAGCTGAGGAAAACAAAGCACCTGATGCCTCTCAGGAAGCAGATTCTCAGGACACTAATGAGAAGGCACAAGAAGATGAAAGCAAG GTAGTTGAACATCATGATGGAGATATCACGGACCATGACAATCACTCACCAGAAGGCGAGGCATCTGTTGAAGTG CCTGACATTAAAGCTGGGACTGGACATGACGAACCACCGGTGGAGACATCTGCAGTACCTACCGAAGAGCAG GACCATACTTCTGTCAACTCTGAAGGTTTGTCAAAGGCGGAATTGGGTCGTCTGGTAGCTTCTCGCTGGACTGGAGAAAATGTAGATGATGTTGGTAAAAGCGATAAAAAGGGCCATGAGGATGAGCTGGATCTTCCAGAACCTGCAGAAGAAGCATTTGAAGATGAGCATGATATACCAGAACCCGTAGAAGAAAATTATGCTGGCTATCATTCAGAAATTGAGGATGATAGGCACAAATTTGAAGACGAAGAGTTGTCTAATGTATCAGATGATGAATATGTTGATGATCATGAAGAACCTGATGTGTCCTATAAATCTGATGACGACCGGAAAGGTGATGACCATTCAG ATTTAACTGCCTCAGGACAAGCATCATGGCTGGACAAGATTCAGCAAACTGTACAGAATGTTTTACAGAAATTCAACTTTTTCAGGACCCCTGTTGATTTATCAG AGGCTGCTCATGTTCGGAAGGAGTATGATGATGCTAGCTCAAAGCTGTCCAAAATTCAATCTAGGATAACCTCTCTGACAGATAAGCTAAAGCAAGACTTTG GTAAGGAGAAGGAGTTTTATTACTTTTATGACCAGTGCTTTGAGGGCAAGGAGGGCAA GTATGTTTACAAGGTCTGTCCATACAAGAAAGCTTCACAGGTTGAAGGACACAGTTCCACTAACCTGGG GCGCTGGGACAAATTTGAAGAATCCTGCAGGATGATGCACTTTTCAAATGGAGACAAATGCTGGAATGGCCCTGACCGAAGCCTAAAG GTCAGGCTTAGATGTGGGCTGAGCAACGAGCTTAACGGTGTCGATGAGCCCAGCAGATGCGA GTATGTCGCTGTACTGTCAACTCCTGCAATGTGTGTTGAAGAGAAGCTGAAG GAGCTGCAACAGAAACTCGACGCTGCGTCTTCAGACCTGTCCGGCCACGACGAGCTCTAA